One genomic segment of Arcobacter porcinus includes these proteins:
- a CDS encoding sensor histidine kinase: MIKDELKISSKDWLNILIIGILFGFFQSLIFYFLNKDLQTISTIIFSISTAFFIAIFAIILISSSNRFILPKIDKKYWTVLSLFFSFLSGFLGFLLAFFIYLNSDFKVVAIVSSFWFSIAVVVGFLTLLIALILHQFVSLKNKNSQIAKEILESKLKSLENELNPHFLFNALNSVSQLIYSDKKKAEDAVLQLSKFLRNAINKESLVTLENEILMVQTYVGIENIRFDNKIVLKIDDYSNLQLEKIPKFSIQLLVENGIKHGYLGKELTIYIKFDKNSITVSNDGKKSFNIKFKTGLLNLENRLKILNIGKLEYISDSENMAFSIILKDKN, translated from the coding sequence ATGATAAAAGATGAACTTAAAATATCATCAAAAGATTGGTTAAATATCTTAATAATTGGAATACTATTTGGATTTTTCCAATCTTTGATTTTTTATTTTTTAAATAAAGATTTACAAACAATTTCAACAATTATTTTTAGCATAAGCACAGCTTTTTTTATAGCTATTTTTGCAATAATTTTAATAAGCTCTTCAAATAGGTTTATTCTTCCAAAAATAGATAAAAAATATTGGACGGTTTTAAGTCTATTTTTCTCTTTTTTATCTGGATTTTTAGGGTTTTTACTAGCTTTTTTTATATATTTAAATAGTGATTTTAAAGTTGTTGCAATAGTAAGCTCTTTTTGGTTTAGTATTGCAGTTGTTGTTGGTTTTTTAACACTTCTAATAGCTTTGATTTTGCATCAATTTGTATCTTTAAAAAATAAAAATAGTCAAATAGCAAAAGAGATTTTGGAGTCAAAATTAAAATCACTTGAAAATGAGTTAAATCCACATTTTCTATTTAACGCACTAAACTCTGTTTCACAACTAATCTATAGCGATAAAAAAAAGGCAGAAGATGCTGTTTTACAACTATCTAAATTTTTAAGAAATGCCATAAATAAAGAGAGTTTAGTTACACTTGAAAATGAGATTTTAATGGTTCAAACTTATGTTGGAATTGAAAATATTAGATTTGATAATAAAATTGTTTTAAAAATAGATGATTACTCAAATTTGCAACTAGAAAAAATACCAAAATTTTCAATTCAACTTTTGGTTGAAAATGGTATAAAACATGGATATTTGGGAAAAGAGTTAACTATTTATATTAAATTTGATAAAAACTCTATAACGGTTTCAAATGATGGTAAAAAGAGTTTCAATATCAAGTTTAAAACAGGTTTATTAAATTTAGAAAATAGATTAAAAATATTAAATATAGGAAAACTTGAATATATTTCAGATAGTGAAAATATGGCTTTTTCTATTATTTTAAAGGATAAAAATTGA
- a CDS encoding LytR/AlgR family response regulator transcription factor has product MKVLIVDDESLALARLKRVLNDNNIFDIAEFSEPLEAIKEISKTKFDAAFLDISMPNFSGLELAELILNIEPKTFIVFQTAYEEYALDAFKKGGMGYLLKPVEDIELKKILKKIFLYKEEKVNSSKKILGKVSDKIYLVEIDDIFYIKADLDEIIIRTKDNFVYAKKKIGDLEEILKDKNFFRVHRSYIVNIDKIKSIKSVEQSKLEIYFSGIDEFIVSSKDGAKEFREYLDKKSI; this is encoded by the coding sequence TTGAAAGTATTAATAGTAGATGATGAGAGTTTGGCACTTGCAAGATTAAAAAGAGTTTTAAATGATAACAATATTTTTGATATAGCTGAATTTAGTGAGCCTTTAGAAGCTATAAAAGAGATTTCAAAAACAAAATTTGATGCTGCTTTTTTGGATATCTCTATGCCCAATTTTAGTGGTTTAGAACTAGCTGAATTAATACTTAATATTGAGCCAAAAACTTTTATAGTGTTTCAAACTGCTTATGAAGAGTATGCTTTGGATGCCTTTAAAAAAGGTGGAATGGGTTATTTGTTAAAACCTGTTGAAGATATTGAACTCAAAAAAATATTAAAAAAAATATTTTTGTATAAAGAGGAAAAAGTTAATAGTTCAAAAAAAATTTTAGGAAAGGTTTCTGATAAAATTTATTTAGTTGAGATAGATGATATTTTTTATATAAAAGCTGATTTAGATGAGATTATTATACGTACAAAAGATAACTTTGTTTATGCAAAAAAGAAGATTGGAGATTTAGAAGAGATATTAAAAGATAAAAACTTTTTTAGAGTTCACAGATCTTATATTGTAAATATTGATAAGATAAAATCTATAAAAAGTGTAGAGCAATCAAAACTAGAGATATATTTTAGTGGTATTGATGAGTTTATTGTAAGCTCAAAAGATGGTGCAAAAGAGTTTAGAGAGTATTTAGATAAAAAAAGTATATAA
- a CDS encoding ABC1 kinase family protein — translation MATRSDFFSKEYLDELKELHDKLPKMSKSDFEDVFKESFKQECFKKFENEPIASASIGQVHIAYLQDDTKVAVKLRRKNIEKQVRVDIKILNFFNKLFRPLFSYYTKNSIDAVINEFSSMIKDETNLTIELENLKKFSATYKDSRVLFPKPFEEFCSNSAIVMSFMDGFRFDDKTSLEKYDIDFKQIISKLVNFYTEQMLINGYFHADPHPGNLLVNTNGELILLDFGMVKNIPNDSRVAIIELIDGANRGDFETFVRANKKLGTISYEAPEALMAQFSQKMFDIFSNDNLSSESMQKLAFEVLESTRDLPFKLPSDAVYILRVSAIIEGLGTTYIENFNGVKDILPILKDNLPKALGVKTTISQIVLDELESFPKFIKNLKQLVAKGSKGELEVQINKEQLEFIKKDLKEYFGSYLKSLSFILFGIFLIFYDDSLKNIALILVSLGFIRVWFIK, via the coding sequence TTGGCAACTAGGTCTGATTTTTTTTCAAAAGAGTATTTAGATGAGTTAAAAGAGCTACACGACAAACTTCCAAAAATGTCTAAATCTGATTTTGAAGATGTATTTAAAGAGTCTTTCAAGCAAGAGTGTTTTAAAAAGTTTGAAAATGAGCCAATTGCTAGTGCTTCTATTGGTCAAGTTCATATTGCATATTTACAAGATGATACAAAAGTTGCAGTTAAATTAAGAAGAAAAAATATTGAAAAACAAGTAAGAGTTGATATAAAAATATTAAATTTCTTCAACAAACTTTTTAGACCACTTTTTTCATATTACACAAAAAATTCAATAGATGCTGTTATAAATGAGTTTTCATCTATGATAAAAGATGAGACAAACCTTACAATAGAGCTTGAAAATTTAAAAAAGTTCTCTGCTACATATAAAGATAGTAGAGTTTTATTTCCAAAACCTTTTGAAGAGTTTTGCTCAAATAGTGCCATAGTTATGAGTTTTATGGATGGTTTTAGATTTGATGATAAAACTTCTTTAGAAAAATATGATATTGATTTTAAACAAATTATCTCAAAACTTGTAAACTTCTACACAGAGCAGATGTTAATAAATGGATATTTTCACGCAGACCCACACCCTGGAAACTTGCTTGTAAATACAAATGGAGAGCTAATTTTACTTGATTTTGGAATGGTTAAAAATATACCAAATGATTCAAGAGTTGCTATAATTGAGCTAATTGATGGTGCAAATAGAGGGGATTTTGAAACTTTTGTAAGAGCAAATAAAAAACTTGGAACTATTAGTTATGAAGCACCAGAAGCTTTGATGGCCCAGTTTAGTCAAAAGATGTTTGATATTTTCTCAAATGATAATTTATCTAGTGAATCTATGCAAAAACTAGCATTTGAAGTTTTAGAAAGTACAAGAGATTTACCATTTAAACTTCCAAGCGATGCTGTTTATATTTTAAGAGTTAGTGCAATAATAGAGGGTTTAGGAACAACTTATATAGAAAATTTTAATGGTGTAAAAGATATTTTACCAATTTTAAAAGATAATCTTCCAAAAGCTTTAGGAGTTAAAACTACAATTTCACAAATAGTTTTAGATGAGTTAGAGTCATTTCCTAAATTTATAAAAAATCTAAAACAACTAGTTGCAAAAGGTTCAAAAGGTGAACTTGAAGTACAAATAAACAAAGAGCAACTAGAGTTTATAAAAAAAGATTTAAAAGAGTATTTTGGAAGTTATCTAAAATCTTTATCTTTTATTCTATTTGGTATATTTTTAATCTTTTATGATGATAGTTTAAAAAATATTGCTTTGATTTTGGTCTCTTTAGGTTTCATAAGAGTTTGGTTTATCAAATAA
- a CDS encoding TIGR03915 family putative DNA repair protein, which translates to MILLYDGTFEGFLSLVYEVYYKKLKPTKIYKTLPNEILFEETLEINSSKESGIKVLNAIKTKFPKEILEKILNIFMCDSKEFEMALLEYIVIGFKDSKQLYNINNSCVFYLNNLEKELFRVTHKLTGFIRFEELEDKTLYAKIESKFNVVYFLGRHFLKRFNNQNFIIHDLNRKLAFVKMKNDYSIKEVAFFDEPNYSPNEEKFQKLWKSFFSGVTINERTNLKLQTQMLPLLYRTYMSEFKA; encoded by the coding sequence ATGATTTTACTTTATGATGGAACTTTTGAGGGATTTTTATCTTTGGTTTATGAGGTTTATTATAAAAAATTAAAACCTACAAAAATATATAAAACTCTTCCAAATGAGATCTTATTTGAAGAGACTTTAGAGATAAACAGTTCAAAAGAGAGTGGAATAAAAGTTTTAAATGCCATAAAAACAAAATTTCCAAAAGAGATTTTAGAGAAAATTTTAAATATCTTTATGTGTGATTCAAAGGAGTTTGAAATGGCTCTTTTAGAGTATATTGTTATTGGTTTTAAAGATTCAAAACAGCTATACAATATAAACAACTCTTGCGTTTTTTATCTAAATAATCTTGAAAAAGAGTTGTTTAGAGTGACTCATAAATTAACTGGATTTATAAGATTTGAAGAGTTAGAAGATAAAACTTTATATGCAAAAATTGAATCCAAATTCAATGTTGTTTATTTTTTAGGAAGACATTTTCTAAAAAGATTCAATAATCAAAATTTCATAATCCACGACTTAAATAGAAAACTAGCTTTTGTAAAAATGAAAAATGATTACTCAATAAAAGAGGTTGCTTTTTTTGATGAACCAAATTATTCACCAAATGAAGAAAAATTTCAAAAACTATGGAAGAGTTTTTTTAGTGGTGTTACTATAAATGAAAGAACTAATTTAAAGCTTCAAACTCAAATGTTGCCACTTTTATATAGAACTTATATGAGTGAATTTAAAGCTTAA
- a CDS encoding radical SAM protein has product MKNDIYEKMEILANSAKYDVSCSSSGVETSYKKGELGATHTSGICHTFTPDGRCVSLLKVLLTNICIYDCAYCINRVSNDIPRAVFTPRELADITINFYKRNYIEGLFLSSGIVKDEDHTMTLILKALKILRYEYKFNGYIHIKLIPGCSMELVEEIVKLANRVSSNIELPSDKSLKFLAPNKTKEKVLQPLKFARDLSLKKEQKPIGMSTQLIVGATPESDRVYLNLAPLYTIKLY; this is encoded by the coding sequence ATGAAAAATGATATTTATGAAAAAATGGAAATTTTAGCAAATAGTGCAAAATATGATGTATCTTGCTCTTCAAGCGGAGTTGAAACTTCATACAAAAAAGGGGAACTTGGAGCAACTCACACAAGTGGAATTTGCCACACCTTTACACCTGATGGCAGATGCGTTTCACTTCTTAAAGTTTTGCTTACAAATATTTGTATTTATGATTGTGCATATTGTATAAATCGTGTTTCAAATGATATTCCAAGAGCTGTTTTTACTCCAAGAGAACTTGCAGACATTACAATAAATTTTTACAAAAGAAACTATATTGAAGGACTATTTTTAAGCTCTGGAATTGTAAAAGATGAAGACCATACAATGACTTTGATTTTAAAAGCTTTGAAGATTTTGCGATATGAGTATAAATTCAATGGTTATATTCACATAAAATTAATTCCTGGTTGTTCTATGGAGTTGGTTGAAGAAATAGTTAAACTAGCAAATAGAGTAAGTTCAAATATAGAGCTTCCTAGTGATAAATCACTCAAATTTTTAGCACCAAATAAAACAAAAGAGAAGGTTTTGCAACCACTAAAATTTGCACGAGATTTAAGTTTAAAAAAGGAGCAAAAACCAATAGGAATGAGTACACAACTAATAGTTGGAGCAACTCCTGAAAGCGATAGAGTATACTTAAACTTAGCTCCGCTTTATACGATAAAGCTTTATTAA
- a CDS encoding cryptochrome/photolyase family protein, with translation MKIFILYPNQLFKNISNFVDKRVLLVEEPLFFDKYSFDEDNRKKLQKDIKIPPTLAFENEFVKEKFENFGFYQDAITKDTKQSFLFHSNFFEFKNPIPKKIIEAKSGIQILMVVNVYGMSGFSDGGSITTKPYIASSNYLLKMSDYSKNENWCEILDALYWRFLYKYSFKFDKNPRMKMQIALLNKIPKEKLENHLLLRKSL, from the coding sequence ATGAAAATATTTATACTTTACCCAAACCAACTATTTAAAAATATATCAAATTTTGTAGATAAAAGAGTTCTTTTAGTAGAAGAGCCACTATTTTTTGATAAATATAGTTTTGATGAGGATAATCGAAAAAAACTTCAAAAAGATATAAAAATTCCACCTACATTAGCTTTTGAAAATGAGTTTGTAAAAGAGAAGTTTGAGAATTTTGGCTTCTATCAAGATGCAATCACAAAAGATACAAAACAATCTTTTTTATTTCATTCAAATTTCTTTGAGTTTAAAAATCCAATTCCTAAAAAGATAATTGAAGCAAAAAGTGGAATACAAATTCTTATGGTTGTAAATGTTTATGGAATGAGTGGTTTTAGTGATGGAGGAAGTATAACTACAAAACCATATATTGCAAGCTCAAATTATCTTTTAAAAATGAGTGATTACAGTAAAAATGAAAATTGGTGTGAAATTTTAGATGCACTTTACTGGAGATTTTTATATAAATACTCTTTTAAGTTTGACAAAAATCCACGAATGAAGATGCAAATAGCACTTTTAAATAAAATACCAAAAGAGAAGTTAGAAAATCATCTTTTGTTGCGAAAAAGTTTATAG
- a CDS encoding lipocalin family protein, translating to MKKYFNIVMFLIVSLFFVSCTTKEPTDLKTVQKVDLKKYLGDWYEIARYEHSFQKDCKNVKANYSLRDDNKIQVVNSCTKITTNEFKDAKAIAYSVDETNSKIKVSFFRPFYGDYWILDLDENYKYAIVGTPSKEYLWILSREKSMDKKTLNILLEKITNMRFDKTKLIYTIQE from the coding sequence ATGAAAAAATATTTTAATATTGTGATGTTTTTAATAGTTTCACTATTTTTTGTATCTTGTACAACAAAAGAGCCAACAGATTTAAAAACTGTGCAAAAAGTAGATTTAAAAAAATATCTTGGAGATTGGTATGAGATTGCTAGATATGAGCACTCTTTTCAAAAAGATTGTAAAAATGTAAAAGCAAACTACTCTTTAAGAGATGATAACAAAATTCAAGTTGTAAATAGCTGTACAAAAATAACTACAAATGAGTTTAAAGATGCTAAAGCTATTGCTTATAGTGTTGATGAAACAAATAGTAAGATAAAAGTAAGTTTTTTTAGACCATTTTATGGAGATTATTGGATTTTGGATTTAGATGAAAATTATAAATATGCAATTGTTGGAACTCCTTCAAAAGAGTATTTGTGGATTTTATCAAGAGAAAAATCTATGGATAAAAAAACTTTAAATATCTTGCTAGAAAAAATTACAAATATGAGATTTGATAAAACAAAACTTATCTACACAATTCAGGAGTAG
- a CDS encoding TIGR03643 family protein produces MYFDKQKAFEFNKNRKKSKKKATKFSFSESDKHRLIEMAWQDRVSFDTIKELYGFSENEVKNMMRDLLKRSSFKMWRKRVQGRATKHKLKVNYKITRFQ; encoded by the coding sequence ATGTATTTTGATAAACAAAAAGCATTTGAATTTAACAAAAATAGAAAAAAAAGTAAGAAAAAAGCAACTAAATTCTCTTTTAGTGAATCTGATAAACATAGACTCATAGAGATGGCTTGGCAAGATAGAGTTTCATTTGATACTATTAAAGAGCTTTATGGGTTTAGTGAAAATGAAGTAAAAAATATGATGAGAGATCTTTTAAAAAGAAGTAGTTTTAAAATGTGGAGAAAACGAGTTCAAGGCAGAGCTACAAAACACAAACTAAAAGTAAACTACAAAATAACTAGATTTCAATAA